The genomic interval CGGGATCCAGCAGGATATATGTGCTCTCCTTTCACCCCAGCCGGGGAgtgtgggtggtgggggggcatGATCGTAGAGTTTGGAGGCAAAGGCTGTGAATAAGATGGGGCATTAGAGGCCGAAGActgggctgcagcagcatcgtAAAAGAGAGGAGAGTACCCCGCTGGAGGTTGTGGGGGTGCCTGTTGGTGGCTATGAGTGACAACACTGAGACCCGGCCCTCCGTGACCTTCTGtggtaggagccatctgaaggAGGGCATTGGTGGCAGCTTCACTTTCCGCTGCTGACTGATTAACATCACTCCCACCTCTGTTGTCTCCAGATCCGCTAGTGCCTTCTTGTGGGTTGGGCTGTTCGGCACGGGTCATCCCATGCTGTGACTGCTTATGTCGAGTGAGGCTGTTGGAGTAGGCAAAAGCTTTTCCACATACCTCACAGCAGAAGAGCTTTTCTCCCCCACCTTCATGAACCGTTTGGTGATGTGCCGTCAAATGGAAATGATGGCGGAACGATTTCCAACATATAGCACAAGTGTAAAGCCGAGGTGGAGGCGGGGGTTGTGGTGGGGGTGGAAGCGAAGGCTGTGGCTGGGGAGTGTTGTCTTGAGGCTTGACATCTTGAGCGTAAGGATAATAGGAGGAGGTGCTTGGTGCTTGGTTTTGACTCCTGTCTTGGGGCACGCTACATTGAGGGTTTGGGTTAAAGCTATTAAGGTTCTCTGGAGCTGGTGTTGTGGGCACTTCTTCCATCTCCCCTTTCTGGTGGAGTTTGCTGTGCCTCCTGAGGCTCTGAGAGTAACCAAACTCTTTCCCACATATGCTGCATTTGTAATTCTTTGCCCCAGAGTGGACTGTTTGATGCTTGCTAAGGTGAAAAGCTTCTCTGAAATACTTTCCACAAACTGTGCAGTGGTGGGGTTTTTCTCCAGTATGGATGCGGTCATGCCTACGCAAGGTCTCACGACGTGCAAATCCCTtaccacacacactgcagaggtgAGTACGTGGAAGCCCACTGGGCCCCATTCTTGGAGTGTACTGCCTGCGCTTCGGGGGCTGTCCACCAGCTGCAGGATCTTTCTTAGCTCTAGGTTTGCGGGGACGTTTTGGTTTGGCAGAGGGATTCTGTGGGTTGTTGCTCATGGCCTCTTGGCTCCCACCACCTCTGAAATTCTTATCCATACCAGATGTGGATGAAGGTGAGCCCAGAGGACCTAACCCAAGACCACCTAGCAAACCTCCTATGATGTCTCCCCTATCATCCCCTCTATTTCCACTGTTACTAGCTGCCGTTATTGCAGAGATTGCATTATTGACAGAGCTAGTGACATCATCCTCTGAATCATCCAGTAGAGAAGAAAGGGGCAGGTGGGGCTGTTGCTGCGGATGATGGTGCTGGCTGTGGCTCTGTGAGTGTGGATGCAGTGTTGGAGCCAAGGGTGCCTTTCTCAGAGTTGGGCCCGCCATCCCACTTCCACAGGGGGAGGCACCAGAGTAGCATGGAGATGGATTACCTTGAGAACGATGGTCATCATGGTAGCCTGTGTAACGATTCCGAGAGTAGTCAGTGGGGTATTTACCATCTGTTCTGTCCCTGTCATTTGAATTCCCTCCCCTTCCAGACTGAAACAGACCATCACATCCTAAACCCGTTTTTGGTTCTCCTTCCCCCACAATGATTACACCATCTTCTTCCTCAGTTTTCCCATAAATAACCCCTCTATTGCTTTGATAAGTTCCCCCTCCTCCGTTACCTCCTGCATCCCCTCCCCCGGCTctgtcctcaccatcagctCCTGTCTTGCTGCCCCGCTGTTTGGGTCCCCTACCTGGCTTGCCGCAGGTGCCTGAGGCTGCATGGTTGAGTAGAGAGGTGCTCTCACGGAAGGCACGACCACAGGCGGGACATCGGAATGGTTTTTCCTCATGTATCTTCTCATGACGTGTCAATGACTCTCTACGATTAAAAGCCCGAGAACAGGTGGAGCAGCCATATGGGCGGGCTGAGGAGTGTATAACACCATGTTGCAGCAAgtgccctttttttttaaaggctttGCCACAATCGGGGCAATGAAAAATTTTGTCTGGGCTAGGACAAGAATTTGATGTGGGTTGGGGAGTTTCTTGGGTCGAATGGGGAAGGCTTGGGTCAggctgtgttttaatgtgaacGGGATTTGGGCCAGTATTGGCAGTATTGCTAGTACCCGCTGTGGTGGGCTCATGCATGCGCAAATGCCTGCGAAGGCTTGAAAGATGAGGAAAGCTTTTGCCGCACTGTCCACAGCTATAAATGGGTTCTGTATCGGAGTCTGTATGATTGGGTTGTATTGAATTCTGGTTATCAGATTTAGAAAGGTGCGAATCATTAGTAACTAATACTGAGGCAGCAGTggaagagggagcagaggaggaggaggaagaaactactgatgaggatgaggatgatgaggcaAGGAGAGATGATGGGTCTCCAGCAATATTTGGCATACCAACCCCACTCCCAATTAACGCTGGGGGCTGTCCATGACTAAGCCCTCCATTACTAGTACTGCTGGGATTACCACTATGGCTGCTGTGGCCATGACTGCTGCTATTACTATTGTTATCAGATTTCCTCTGTGGCAAATAGCCAGCCATAGCTTTCTTCctcctactgctgctgctaccaCTACTACTATGTCCACCTCCACTGCCTTCCCCTTTACCATCATCTTTAGATAAAGATAAATGTAGTGGCAAGGGGAGGGGCAAACCTGCTTCTTGTTGCATTAGAGAAGCTATCTGATTTGATGACAGTACAGGAATGCCCTGGAAGTCAAAACCACCTAGTGATGAGGGCTGAGGGCCCGGGTGGAGCGGATGGTGAGGATGGGAATGAGTATGAGGATGAGAAAGGGTGTGTGACGGAAGCTGTTGCTGATGGGGAGGCTGCTGTGTAGCCTGCTGTGGCTGGGGAGTGGAGTGGCCATGTGAGTGAGATGAATGTaaagcaggaggtggagcaagGCTGGAACTAGTCTCCCCTCCCGTCTGACTCAAACCAATCCCTAAGTGATTATGGGTTCCTTGTTGAACAAGAAATTGCTCTAAACTAGCATTAGCTGGCATTCCTGAAAGGAAATACTGATTAGCAGCTAGCATGCAACTAAACTGTTGGTGAAGGCTCCGTGCATCAGACTGGGCCCCAACCAACTGGTGTCCCAATGAGCTGACTGCACTGCTGCTAGAGGGATTATTAGAGGTGGCCACAGAGGTTGaaggggaaggagaggaggaggagggaccgggtGATGCTTGGGGGACAGAGAGGccaggatgcagaggaggagggggtggaggtgctGATGTTACTAACCCTCCTAATCCCCCAGCACTCCCACTACTGCTACTTCCCCCTGCAAAGTGCTCAAAACGGCCTACACCTGGATGTAACTGCTCCTGTGCTAGTGCTGCCTCAGACGGATGGAAAGAGCGCAGGAACTGTGGATAGCCTGAAGAAtggcttgagctgctgctgctgctcatcttgCTTGACTTTGACCGAGAGCTCTGAGATGAGGAAGGCTGTTGTTGTaaaggtgggggaggaggggcacTCATCTTGGCAAAAATGGAGGCAGAATCAGAAAAGGCGTTACCTCTAGACCCCTGCAGGGGGCCCAAGCCAAGTCCAGACAGAAGGGCTCCAGAAgactcagcctgctgctgctgctgctgctgctggagttgaTGCTGGTGAAGCTGCACTTGCTGTTGATGCTGTAGTTGTCGATCTAAACCAAGGCCTTTGAACTGGTGGGCCTGGTGCCCACTTAACATCTCTATAATGTCCAGATTGTATTTTCCAAATTGGAACATTTCCCACTCACTTGCACATGGGGTACAGGAGTCAAACCTCCAGCGCTAGGAGCGGCAACAATGATTCCAACACTGACTGGTCAAAGACAAACTTTACCCTACAGGTGAGGCTAGGCTACTATTTTTGACTACTTGAATTTCAGCTTAAATCTACAGTTCGTCTCTCCAGAATGTTTACTTCTGGTGCTGCTACTCCCTCTTGATCATCTTCTACCCACTGTCCACACTCTACTTCCAAAACAAGTGGGGTGGCCAAGAAGATGAGTTTATGACCAAAGAGTAAGTGTCTTTATGAGAGGCAGGTGAGTTCCAACTAATTTCAAATAgctaaaaatagttttttttaaagaggcaGTTCAAATGACGACTTCTTGTTTCCTGCGAGAGTTACAGCGATGACTTGCTCATGTAAGCGCGATTCCTCAGCGGTGTTCAGCCAAGCAGTTCCtaaagatgaaaacacaaaatttaaaCAGGAACGAAAGTCATAGAGGGGAAGACGAAAGTGGACCCTAAGTCTCTAAAAGACAAATTTGCATATGGTCCACATCAGATGAAAAGGTAAGTGCACAATGCAAACCACCAGTGAGATGATGTCAAGTTTAATAAAATAACCACCTGGTTCTTCTGGCCCTAAAACACCTTTCAGTCTTTTTTTCAACTGTCTATAAATATAGTTGTTCACATTTAGTTTATAACCACAATAATTACACCTTTATTAATACTCTTACACAaagatttatatatttatatgcataCTTCTCTCATATGTATGGTGCCCCCTTAAGCATAATTAACCTACTGCAATTTCAAGTAGAAAATTATTAATGAGGATGCAGCACAGAAAATAGAGAAGTGCGGCAATGTTGTATTTAAAACCACATCAGACAGCAGATGAGTCCCTTTTGGTGGAATCCAGGCATGTATATATACACCCACACGCTGATGCCATCACTGCTATATTCTAATATATAAGCTATCACAATACTGTGACATGTGATTTTTAAGTGTTGCTACAAGGTTTTTGTTcaaacagaaattaaaaaatgcaacaattaaatgtatttaccaAATTATagtaattaaaataacaaactACAATCTGTGATGAAGGTGATCATAGGAAAAAGGTCATATACTAGAGTTGGTTTTAGGGTTTTACTCAAAAGGAGAGCCACCGGGAAATGTTTTGACACATTCAATCATATTGTTTGCCCAAATAGTGTAAAGATCATCAGGTTAGTTTTCAGATATAATTTCATGTACATAAGACAGTTCAGGTCATATTCAATCTTGGAAATTCTTTTAAAGTCAGATTTACTCATACCTTAAATTGGTAGAAAGCACTGGGACACTGTCAGCCCCTTATCCCGGTTTTCCTTTTCAGCATGAAACTATTCATTAGTCATTAGTGTGGAAACAAACATCAGAGAGCAGTAATAATGTATTCATATGCAGGTCAACTCTTCCTGCAAACAAACGTTGATTATATACATTCTTTACTCATTTTGGTGAGTGAGCACCTTTTGTAGCTCAAGGTGCGACATACTCACCTTGAACCTTTTcaatttctgtctttgtttattaattaaaaggAGAGGGAAATCCATCCATGTGACATAAAATATACTACATGGGAgtgatttttttacattaagCAATGTGGAAACAAAACTATCAGTTACAAGCAAATAACTTCTATCCAAACGGGGCAGTGGAGGTGCTACGCTACGCTTGTGGACGGTCTAGAGGGTGACATCACATTGCAAATACTACACACTTCATCAACCTGTTTATGCTGCTTCATAATCATTTAAAACGCAGAATcctgccactgtttgcaccaATCATATTCAACTTGGCCTTACTTATGCTTAAGCAACAATAAAGTTAATTTACATATGATTTAAGGTAATCTAATATGcaataataaattaaactaaatgcaTTTTCCATAGCAGAAACAGGGAGAATCTAAAAGTGTAACAGACGCACCAGGCGTAATGAATTACCTTCACAGTGATTAGTTGATGTTTACAGATGTATTTCCCATTGTTCTCCCCCTGAAACAACTCAAAGCACACTAGCTACAATAGAAGCGCTCACTTTTGCTCACCTCGCACAATCTTACCGTTTCCTCTGATCGACGCGTTGAACCTGGAGCGGACCGACTTCTCTGGGCGGACGACAAGGATAATCTATCGCACATTTCACCGCCTCTCATTCCACCGTAAAGCGGCGATCCTGCGAAACACAGAAAGCCCCAAATGACCGCCCGAATCGCAGCCGGCGCACGctgtaaacacacgcacaagcaATAAGGGATGCACTCGAGGAGGCACCCTGTAAGAGTATTGGCCAACATTtggaggggaaaaaaggaaaccatTGGCGGCGCTTGCATGCAAAACTTCACGCGTCTCCTTAGCATCGCGTTGTGCACTGGCTCGGCGTGTTTAGCCATTCACCGCCACACGCACTTCACTAACGCGAATAAGCCCCCCCGCTAGCATTAGCCATCCTTTCAAAGTCCAACACTAACGTTAACCGCGCGACGCTAGCGTTAGCATATACATTTGCGTAACCTATTTTGGGCAAATGTTTACCTACGCATCCAGTCGCAGAGCACGGATGGATGAGGCCTGGCACGCCTTCTTCTAACCGCCTAGCTAGCTACCGTCCGCTTCCATTGCTGCGTGCCGTTTTCCAGTTGTTAGCCAGGGCCATTTTCACGGATGCTGAGCTGGGTGAGCGCGTTCACCGTTACCTCCAGAAATCAACGCCGACGGATAAAGCAGCCGCCTCTTCGCCATTTCATCGCGGCAGTCTGCGCCGGCGGAGAGCTTTCGCTGAATGCTTCGACGGCCGGAGAGAAATTTGGACGGTCGGGCGATAATATTTTTGGGTAAAAGTGAGTGACGTGTGCTCCCTTAACACTGGTCCTTTCCGGCCCTTGTAATGTTTCCGGGTAGCACCAGCGGGGCTCACGGACGCTGGTTGAGGGCTCGCAGAGCATCAAACGGGCATCGCCGTCCACTAGCTGTGCGGAAAAGTGATAAAGTGAGCCCAGTCCAGTAGCAGTCCCCCAGTACGACTCCCCGGTACCAGTTCCCCACACTGGGAGGCAGAGATCTGTCCCCAGGCTACATAACGGCTCGCACCTTACAGGCCGTTATTGCGGTTAttataacaaaaacacaaggttCACCAGcgtgtttgcttttcatttttactgcGCTTTTATTATTACAAGCGACTCGCGAATATTTAGCATATTGCAAATGTTGCTGGCAGTAAATGTAAAGTGGAGGTGTCTTGTATCAGGTAATAGAAAACTACAGAAAGCAGAATAAACCGAAGTCACCACTTTGTTTTTGTATGTAGCAATAGTTTTGTGTGATGCAAAGCTAATGGATCAATATTATAAAATCAGTCCAAGAACAAGGACTGAGTAAAAAACGTTTTTAAACTATATAAAACAACTATGTGTGTATGTTCATTTAGTTTTGTAAAACAAATAGCTCAAGTTAATCAACATTTATTATCACACGTTCATAATTCCTCATTTATTAATCACAGCAATATGAATAATTTTAGTGGCTGCTGATTTTTCAGAATGATAATCATGCCTGGACTGTGATACTAATCATGTTCATGAACCACGAAAGGCACAGGCCATTTCATCAAAAGCCTCGCTTCACAGTCATACATTTGTAATTTTAATACTAATTTGACGTCTATTTTGACTTTCCAGCGCTTCTCAAGAGTAACTGGGTCTAATTTGTGAAATACTGGGCTGTAATTtaagcagcagctccattatGTATTAATGTAGGTAGGTAAAAGGTGCACAATGAATAAAGCTTTCAAGGGTTAGTAATTcatcctggagctgcagaaccaCTGAACCTCCTTGTGGTGAGATGTGCAAATTACAAAAATTACAATCCATGCACGAGCAAGAGCCGGTGCCTAAATCAAACATAATTTTGTTCAGTTTGTGTACTTTCTGTGCAAAATTATTTCTGTATCCGATCATCTGAATCTCCACCACCTATTCCTTTATTTAGGCCTTCGTACATCTCAGCGCAATAAATGGCAATAAATGTATTCACAGGAGGGTTAAATATGAGCTTCACGGTCCTTACCTCACTGTAAGGATCCAGCGGGTTCAGTGTGATATAACTCTGCACTCAGATGTTCTTTTATATGATGAGagtttcaccttttcttttcattcacaGTCGTCTATTCCCGCTGGTACTGTATGGCCTCTCTGGCGCTTATATAATATCTCACAGCCCAATGATGAAGGATTTtatcacactgtacagtatgtagtttgTGATCACTAACCTCCTGCAGATGAAAAAGCTATTTGTTAATACAGAAATGCTCCTATAATATTTAGTTGTGTTAGTTTTTACATAATGTCTGAAACAAAACTACTGGTTTCAAAACTGGGGCTGGTTGCACAGATATATGTTGGTCTGGTCTGTGATATTGTATTGGTCAGAGCCAAAAGTGACAACAAATGACAAAGACATTGTTGCAAATGTAGAGACGCTACAACAGGCTTAAGTATAATTACACAGTAACAGCAAATAACGACAACGACACCTAAATGCAGAGTGAACACAATTTCACCTTCTTCAACATTTTTTAGATTTAATATCAATAAAATGTGTATGACTAAGATagaatttaacaaaataaattcACTCTGTGGTTCAATTCATTTTTGAGGCATGTCAATTGTAATTGTGATTaagctgttttttaaattttgtactGTTTTCTATTTGTGTCCCTCTGAAATTCAGTTTTGTAACTGTATTTTGATATATTTACAGTTGTACAAAGCCTGAAGTTTGAAAATATGCTGCGCAGTTATATTTTTACATAACTGCTATACTGTGTAAAGGCAGACGGTATATAAAAACTCAAAATAGCTCCACCTCGACCAGGCACCGCCAGGAAATCAGACTCACATGCGAATGTATCGCTAGTAGTAAGGGAACAAATAGTACAACGCTCACATTGCGGTTTcatctgctgtgtgttgatACTAAACTGATACCATATAATAATACAAAGCACTTTTTTCTCTCCGGCACCTTTACTCACAACTGAGCATTTACATTTGCAGTAGTGTTACTTTTACTCAAGTGTCTCGACGCTTCCTCCCACACCGATTTACCTTCAAAAGAAAATAAGCTGTTACAGAATTTGCTGTAAGAAAACAATGAGCATAGATTTTATGGATATTAAAGAGATAAATATGTTTTCTTCTTCCATCTTAATTTTAAAGAAGGCTGTAAAGATTGGCATGTTACTACATTATTAACATGCTTGTATCATAGGGTGCTTCACAATTTGCCTTATTTAAACAGTGTAAAACTCCTGAATGTTGATAAATATcattaaaatgataaatagACATAGTTTGCACCATTATTAGTGAATGAGTTTAGATTGTTCAGGTAGTGGGTGACCCAGATATTATGTTCAAAAAGAAACTCAACTGCTGAGTGAATAAGTCTTAATTTTACTCTTCATGCTCtataataaacaacaaacatttttcCCACCAACTTTATTATACAAATTCCTTGTAAGTCACTGTCGTATCCAAGGGAatcaaataattgaacaataaCAAAAGGGTTGCTTTGAAAATAAATCAGATGAACCTCATCACTAGTCGCTCCCCCTGTCCTGACAATTTACTGCTGTTAATGCTTTAGATTTCAGTTGGCCGCTCACAAACTGGCTTTAAATGAATTCATAATGGCTGGAACACACAccatattcattcatttcctccTGGAACCTCGCTTTAGCTCACCTGCCTGTGCATTAGTTCTTGGTTGTGAAAAAGAAATGACCCCCGTTTGTCATGTAAGTGACAATAAAAGGACAACAAAATGTAATGAGTTTGGCACTGTACAAGTCATTTAATACTAACACAGAATTTGTTGAATCCTCAAATTAATGCCGAAGAGATCACTCAAAATATTCTGATTGTACTAGCTATACAAAATACAATACTTGCACAAATTAGATTAACCATTTATAAAATTGTGATAATGACTTTCCATGGATATGGCTTGTGAGATATTACAGACTTTGCTACAGACCTTTTGTGGCTctattaaaaaaatctaaaactactgtatgtcatcTCTCCTATTTCCctgaaaaaaacactgcactCCAGTTCCATTAGACCTCTATTTCCGTCCAACCTGTGTAATAAACATTCATCCGAACACACATACATTATGGCATCATGGGTTTTGTGTGTAGAGAACCCATAATAGGTTATTGGGTCAGGCTGCATCAACGGAGACAACAGACTCAGTCTCTACAGCCTGGTGGCGTTAACAACTTTGTTCCCAGACTCATCTATCGCTCACCGGCTGATAAAACACCACCGTCTACACATACGTTCAGAAGGCTGTAGATTTTTTCAATAGATGTTTTTCTACCAGAGTGGAAACCTAAGTAATCACTTGAGATCAAGAAGTCATAAGGCCGATGTCTAGGCACAATACATACAGCTGGAAAATCGGCCATGTGAGCGTCAATGACCCTAAAATCCAGGCATCCTGCAGATGCCTCTCAATGTGATGGAGCCAGCATGCATCAAGATTTGGAATGGTTTTAAAAACTTGAATTTATGACCAGATGTATGAAAAATAAACTAGTCATGAGAATGCTAGTTatctaaaaacaataaacacttAAATCCCACCGAGTAAAAGAACATCACACCATAAGATAATTGTTAATAATAACCATAAcagttataataattattaataataacactcCATCATATTCATAACAACTACATTTAGCACTGTGTATAGGAAGATTGTCCAAATGAAATCTGTGTTTCTAGTTATCTGCGTttcatctctgtctcctttCACGAGACTGAACAAGAGCTGAGCGGTCGCCGCCTCCGATTTCTGTTGGTTCAACGCACACACCGCCGCCTCAGCGCCTTCCGCGGATCAGCCGCGCTTGTTCAGAATGTAAACCTCGAGGACACGATACGAGGCGCGTTCGTATCTGGTGCAAATAACACGGGATCGATTTTTTGTGCAAAGTTTGTCACTGTGTTTCTCTTTGAACTGTGCTTAAATTGCTCTTGTGTTTTGTACACAGTAATACTTAATACATCATGACAATATCAACACAAAATCAAGAGAAAGAGATAGCATTTTATATGGACCACAGATATcacatactacagtatataggaTAGGATAGCCCTTAGTATTGTTAAGCGTTGTTATTgatgaaggttttttttctcttttcggATTTTTTTCTACTCATACTGGCTGGAGTGCGTTATGATACAGCAAGGTCTTGGTCTTGAGGATGGGAAGGGCTTCCTGACCATCCCAGTCTATTATGGCACATGGAGCCTCGCAGGAGAAGGCCTCGGGTCGCCCTCGCTCTAGACGCAGAGGTTTGTGGCTTGCTCTTGAGCCGATCCCGTGACTGTACAAAATACTACTGACTTCTAGAATTTGTCACCTGGTGAGAATAATAAAACGGTGATTGTCAGACCAGCTTCCTCTGGGTTTTTTCTTTGTATCTCCATAAATGGCTTTGAAGGACAGTGTGTGTAAGTGCAACCTCTGCGCCGTGGTCTGTCCATTTATGCTCGGTAGGAAAACCTTTGCTTCTCATACACAACCCACATTAAAGCAAGATGCTTTCTTGGTACAACGACCACAGTCgtgttgtgttttctcttgATGTGCGTGTTCTCGTGTTATCATCACCGATGGCTCTGTATTATTTGGTAGCCCGTTTGGATTCTGCTCTATAAATGGGAACATTATGGACCAACTTACCCATAATGCGAACTAGGATCAGCCTCCACTCCCGCAGTGTAACAGTGATCAGTGTGAGTTCCTCTGGGGATTCGATCTAAGGTCACATGGAAAACTAGGCAACAGATCAgtagtgtgtgagtgtctgcagTCTGAATCAGGTGCAGAGTCGCTCCAGCGGCGTCGGCATGCCGCGTCGCAGTCAGAAGCAGCCCCCACATACAACACAAAGCTGTTCTGTCTCCCTGTGGCAGGATGAGGTTCCTTTAGCAGTGTCTCGTCTCCAGAACCCCTCATCAGGCACATGGTTCAGTCTGACCTGTCTGGTCCAGTGGGCTCCTCACCCAAGAGATTCAGTTTAGTAAATGGTTGTCGGCACAAACTGAGCAGGTGGACGGTCCAGTCGACTCAGTGAGGCGATATTCCACACGGTCCCTCGCTTCGCCGGCTTCGTCGTTTCCTATCTAATATGGCTCCTGAGTACTTTTTGTAAaacatatataaaaacaaaatatgaaCGACACTTCTGTTGCTTTTGTTCCTCCGTCTCGGTCAGTCTTTATACAAGTAATGGCACTGCTGTATATGGCATTATGGCAAATTCTGTTAGAAAATATGGCTGATGTAGGCTATCACATAATTGGAACAGATATT from Betta splendens chromosome 16, fBetSpl5.4, whole genome shotgun sequence carries:
- the si:dkeyp-69b9.6 gene encoding zinc finger protein 865, whose protein sequence is MFQFGKYNLDIIEMLSGHQAHQFKGLGLDRQLQHQQQVQLHQHQLQQQQQQQQAESSGALLSGLGLGPLQGSRGYHDDHRSQGNPSPCYSGASPCGSGMAGPTLRKAPLAPTLHPHSQSHSQHHHPQQQPHLPLSSLLDDSEDDVTSSVNNAISAITAASNSGNRGDDRGDIIGGLLGGLGLGPLGSPSSTSGMDKNFRGGGSQEAMSNNPQNPSAKPKRPRKPRAKKDPAAGGQPPKRRQYTPRMGPSGLPRTHLCSVCGKGFARRETLRRHDRIHTGEKPHHCTVCGKYFREAFHLSKHQTVHSGAKNYKCSICGKEFGYSQSLRRHSKLHQKGEMEEVPTTPAPENLNSFNPNPQCSVPQDRSQNQAPSTSSYYPYAQDVKPQDNTPQPQPSLPPPPQPPPPPRLYTCAICWKSFRHHFHLTAHHQTVHEGGGEKLFCCEVCGKAFAYSNSLTRHKQSQHGMTRAEQPNPQEGTSGSGDNRGGSDVNQSAAESEAATNALLQMAPTTEGHGGPGLSVVTHSHQQAPPQPPAGYSPLFYDAAAAQSSASNAPSYSQPLPPNSTIMPPHHPHSPAGVKGEHIYPAGSRSRTLHTTAPFQPLTELPSAEHHHLHHHHHHSHHHSYQSDAQSHQHVDCTSQIPHDEMRRHKKKKKKSDKKDWRENKWESQDVVRVDGSKKKRKISCTIRRQSNKKQGSLRLTIRCGGGGGGGYKLVNTGGMKVQILSSLKVPVKRFGCPKCPNSVFSRKAGLLVHMAVKHPQKASTTQERLRCSVCGKQSHRPLAAFIHRSSHRARGTFSCRRCSAHFWNAPLLHRHKVTCRRRAKGLQRGDAKRLKLSKRTEERQTCEGQGEMPFLQGPYRY